In the Brettanomyces nanus chromosome 1, complete sequence genome, AGAGGAGAGACCCACTCCAAAAGGTCTTACAGCATCAGCAGTTGCTGCAGCACCATCAACAACGACGGCCACCAAAAAAGCTCCAGTGACCCCAGAGCATGATCGGTTTACAAAGCCGGACTTACAGGCTGACTCTTCCCTTAATTCATCACAATCACGTCCATCAGTGAACTCCTCGCCAGCATTATGGAATTATGTGCAGTTCTCTACACCTTTAGCAGCACCGGGAACGGCTCCAAGAGCGGTTGATGGTTCCTCGTCTCGAAGGGACGACGtcgaaaagaacaaaaaggCAAATTTGGAGAGTCCATTGAGAGATAGGAAACCGACTACAGATGAAAGTAAACTTGGCGATTTGAAAGACGTGGATTTAATTAGGGGATTTAAAGGCTAGTGGGGAGAAATGCATGTCTCCTAGCAGATACACATATATACAATATAATATAGGAATCCGAAACGAACTCAAGTCCTGATGTCAGCCTctgtaaggaagttgacCTTGCTTTTAGCAGCTACAAGAGTTAGGAGTTTTGCCAAAGCTGCCAATTCTTCGGCTTTCTTTGAGtctgtttctttctctgccttcttcttatgaGTTCTGCCCAAACTTTCCGTGGCATTCAACCATTTGATGACCTCCACAGCGTCGAAATGTTCCTTTTCAGCGGTAACCAAAGATATAAGAGCTAAAAGCTTCGCTGAGGAATGTATAGGATCAACCGAGGTCTCGTCGAGCGCTTTGTCAAAGAGGTCCGTgatatcttttcttcttgaaggGGTGAACACGATTACCTTGGACGATCtaggaggaagaggaggttTCTCAGATACATCAGAGGGAAATGGCGCAACTGTAGAATCCACAGACAACGATTTCAACCCATCTACTGTTCTATTAAAGTCCTTACCGGCTGCCGGAACCTTCTCCCTCCTCATCATGTCCCTGAGAATCGTGACACACCTGGCTTGCAAGTCGTGTAGTGGACAATTTCTGATTGTATCAAGAAGGAACCCGTAAGCAATCTTATCTGTCGAGTTCAGAAGTAACTCCACTAAAAATCTGTAAAAAAATTGCACTACAACGACATTTCCCGAATTCATGCATAAGACGGAAAGGTTCTGCAAATATGTGAGAAGCAAGAGCTCGTTAGCCGGGTCTGCCAGCtggcttctgcttctctgTGGGTCCTTCTCTAAGGCCTCTAGCGTAAGAATCATGCTGCAAACAACAGCTGCATTATGAACAAGTTGGGGCCTGATACTGAAGGGAACAAAAAGCTTAAGTTGAAGCTTGATGAGCGGTATTACCTCAAGAGGAGACCGCGAGAACTGCTCTTTGCACACGAAGACACCATAAGTGTATAGTATCACAATAGATGAGGGGCACATGGACAATTTCCTCGTATCTCTCTTCATATCCTTGTTGTAGCCCTCTATTACAGCTGCAAAGACGTCATCGCTGGTTTGTAGCTTTCTGGTACCAGCGAATAGAGTCTCTGCATCTTCCAACTGCTGTTGCAGTAGCTCGTCAAACTGTAAGTCCATAGAGAGACCTAACGTCACAAAACGGCCAATGAACTCGAGTCTTGGCGCATCACGAGACACGTATTCCTGAGGAAACCCACTAACCAGCAGTGCCACCAAGGAACCACCCAAGTTCTTTGTCATGTACTCAAcaacaaaggaaaaaagcAGTTCAAGCAACTTCCGCTGAAGATAATTTTCATCAGCGACTAACCTTGGTAACTCTGACTCCTCAAAGTCTGCAGGCAACTTCTCTGGAAGATCTGGAGGCGTGTAGTCTCTAATGAACGTGTAGAACCTCCTCACAATGACCAAGTACCGGGCCGGATCGGATGGCGTCTTGAGAAATTTTATTAGAGAAGTAACAGCAACACCAAGAAACTTGGAAGGCCTGAGAGTAGTGTTACGACGAAGGCAGCTGCTGCAGATTTCGAAAAGTGAGTGAATCTCGACAACACACCTACGGAAATAGTCATCATTTATCACGTTTAAAGGAAATTCGGAAGATCCCTTGAAATCCTCGGCTGTCCTTGGTTTAATTGATTCCATCCGGTCACAGCAGGCCAAAAGAAGCTCTTTAGGCTCGCCGTATAGAGCCAAAAGTTCGCAAAGATTCATAAACTTCATGATAGACGGCGATTGCCTAAGTCCTCCCGCGCTGGGATTGTAGTCCGCATTAAGAAAGCTAACAAAAACCGGCAATAGATCCCAGGAAACATCGTGTAGCAACTTGTGGTTGCCCTCAAAAATCTCAGTAAGCTTATCCATCAACTGATACTTTTGCTCGTCCGAATACACACTCAAATCATTGAGATATACATCCAGAATGGTACAGAACGATACAACATCAGTCTTTTGTTCCAAAGAGCATTCTTCGGCTGCGTGCTCGAGGTTTTCGAGCACCTTAGACAAGTCCAAATCGACCGTAGACATggcaaaaaaagaagacgaTAGTAAAGAATGATACTTATGGAGACAAGAGTTGGCAGAAAACGGTTAAcaaaaatttcaaaagtTCAGTTGAAAGTGGCAGCTATAATTGACCAAAAATGCCACAATTGAAGACAAGCGCAATCCTGATAACCGTGATTAATGGATGAATAGGgtgcaaagaaagaaac is a window encoding:
- a CDS encoding uncharacterized protein (EggNog:ENOG41), which translates into the protein MSTVDLDLSKVLENLEHAAEECSLEQKTDVVSFCTILDVYLNDLSVYSDEQKYQLMDKLTEIFEGNHKLLHDVSWDLLPVFVSFLNADYNPSAGGLRQSPSIMKFMNLCELLALYGEPKELLLACCDRMESIKPRTAEDFKGSSEFPLNVINDDYFRRCVVEIHSLFEICSSCLRRNTTLRPSKFLGVAVTSLIKFLKTPSDPARYLVIVRRFYTFIRDYTPPDLPEKLPADFEESELPRLVADENYLQRKLLELLFSFVVEYMTKNLGGSLVALLVSGFPQEYVSRDAPRLEFIGRFVTLGLSMDLQFDELLQQQLEDAETLFAGTRKLQTSDDVFAAVIEGYNKDMKRDTRKLSMCPSSIVILYTYGVFVCKEQFSRSPLEVIPLIKLQLKLFVPFSIRPQLVHNAAVVCSMILTLEALEKDPQRSRSQLADPANELLLLTYLQNLSVLCMNSGNVVVVQFFYRFLVELLLNSTDKIAYGFLLDTIRNCPLHDLQARCVTILRDMMRREKVPAAGKDFNRTVDGLKSLSVDSTVAPFPSDVSEKPPLPPRSSKVIVFTPSRRKDITDLFDKALDETSVDPIHSSAKLLALISLVTAEKEHFDAVEVIKWLNATESLGRTHKKKAEKETDSKKAEELAALAKLLTLVAAKSKVNFLTEADIRT